In Belonocnema kinseyi isolate 2016_QV_RU_SX_M_011 chromosome 4, B_treatae_v1, whole genome shotgun sequence, a single window of DNA contains:
- the LOC117171824 gene encoding uncharacterized protein LOC117171824: protein MSWINQLLRKRKFKFVLLVVATISGVSYLLSQFIYFLVLNRDGINNLVSRSSSGHSRPNVAINKIISKWDDSQHSKFIRDQDGHSISLRGTHSRDIAKYLPNARGKFVCIASKLEIDFLKINDDYCDCPLDGSDEPGTNACNNGTFYCEKSSKKFPDKISSFKVNDGVCDCCDGCDEWAEIPLLDKSESDQAKGIKTTCPNRC from the exons atgtcatggATTAATCAACTCCTAAggaaaagaaagtttaaattcGTGTTGCTTGTCGTGGCAACTATATCAGGTGTTAGTTATCTGCtttcacaatttatttatttcctcgTATTAAATCGGGATGGAATCAATAATCTAGTCAGTCGATCCTCGTCAGGCCACAGTAGACCAAATGTCGCTATCAATAAAATTATCTCAAAATGGGACGATTCACAACACTCCAAATTTATTAGAGACCAAGATGGTCATTCCATTTCGCTAAGAGGAACTCATAGTCGAGATATTGCCAAATATCTGCCCAATGCGAGAGGAAAGTTTGTCTGTATTGCCTCAAAATTAGagatagattttttgaaaattaatgacgaTTATTGCGATTGTCCGTTGGACGGAAGTGACGAACCTGGAACCAATGCTTGCAATAATGGCACTTTCTACTGtgaaaaatcttcgaaaaaattcccag ataaaatttcgtcttttaaaGTGAATGATGGAGTCTGTGATTGCTGTGATGGATGCGACGAGTGGGCTGAAATTCCTTTGCTCGATAAATCTGaaa GTGATCAAGCAAAGGGAATAAAAACCACTTGTCCGAATAGGTGCTAA
- the LOC117171822 gene encoding UPF0565 protein C2orf69 homolog gives MALKLKTFKNVNGILNRRNDILYGCPQKSSATSRILVFFGGDTQDFRENMAQHKDSTSFRKWSFENTAHIMSEKFPQNHILIIRPARRKVLPKAVINCFDNFVKGSEYGAPTFAPNYSSLLHLKTLLESLAKSVTQISKEILNEGELSLMGFSKGSVVLNQFLHEFHYYQNPQEQNDEIVKFISRIKEMWWLDGGHPGQKDTWITDKAILDSFIKLGIDVHVDVTPYQINDSQRPWIRIEEQTFSETLQKGGANIQRHLHFGDQPRKLEYHFTVLKKINV, from the exons ATGGCTTTGaaactgaaaacttttaaaaacgttaatggaattttaaatagacGTAATGACATTCTTTATGGTTGCCCGCAAAAGTCGTCAGCCACCTCTCGTATTCTTGTATTTTTCGGTGGGGACACACAA gattttcgagaaaatatggCCCAACATAAAGACAGTACATCTTTCCGAAAATGGAGTTTCGAAAACACGGCACATATAATGTCAGAAAAATTTCCCCAAAATCATATCCTCATAATTCGACCTGCAAG GAGAAAGGTATTACCAAAAGCTGTTATAAATTGCTTTGATAATTTCGTAAAAGGAAGTGAATATGGAGCACCCACTTTTGCTCCAAATTACAGCagtttattgcatttaaaaacgCTTCTTGAATCGTTGGCGAAATCCGTTACTCAa atttcaaaagaaattttaaacgaaggGGAATTATCGCTGATGGGATTCAGTAAAGGCTCGGTTGTATTAAATCAATTCCTTCACGAATTTCACTATTATCAAAATCCTCAAGAGCAAAACGATGAAATCGTCAAATTTATATCTCGAATTAAAGAAATGTGGTGGCTAGATGGAGGCCATCCAGGCCAAAAGGATACTTGGATCACGGATAAAGCAATACTAGATTCGTTTATAAAATTAG GAATCGACGTTCACGTAGATGTCACACCCTATCAAATTAACGACAGTCAGCGGCCATGGATTCGTATCGAAGAACAAACATTTTCCGAAACTTTGCAAAAAGGAGGGGCTAATATACAACGGCATTTACATTTTGGAGACCAGCCTCGCAAATTGGAATATCACTTTAcggtcttaaaaaaaataaatgtgtag